A stretch of the Synechocystis sp. PCC 7338 genome encodes the following:
- a CDS encoding IS701 family transposase, with product MTKTREAKKTVQCVDTYSELYKDIFPEVRSYESFKYIIVGILSDIKRKSLPAIASSLGLKNEQGLLHFMTDSPWELKELEKRRLNIILEVLEGREIIVIIDETGDPKKGKTTDYVKRQYIGNLGKIESGIVSVNAYGYCNGVTFPLESKVFKPKERLKEGDKYKTKPELAVEIIKELEESGFKIKRVVSDSLYGESHSNFISAVEELKIEYAVGIRSNHGVWLPKEAKVRANKWRRFEHIRWDGKQEDRYIREIVYGKKNAIRYWEIKTETEKEEEKAGWFVMTRIPDIKYKEVVRIYGVRSWIEYGFKQCKSELGWADFRVTHYEQIQKWWELVMCAYCMICFYDENFNPTLNSTSKYHQKHEKWDKEEGWKKWLNNLRLVISVFNAINLIKKWLKVFPFAHVLDELTKLYNKVDKLDRLKYLLNSWNTFYSSSA from the coding sequence ATGACAAAGACAAGAGAGGCGAAAAAGACAGTACAGTGTGTAGACACATATAGTGAACTGTATAAAGATATATTTCCAGAAGTGAGGTCTTATGAGTCATTTAAATATATCATTGTGGGAATATTAAGTGATATAAAAAGAAAGAGTTTACCTGCAATAGCATCATCACTAGGATTGAAAAATGAACAGGGATTACTGCATTTCATGACAGATTCTCCTTGGGAATTAAAAGAATTAGAAAAAAGAAGATTAAATATTATCTTAGAAGTTTTAGAAGGAAGAGAAATAATAGTAATAATAGATGAAACAGGAGACCCCAAAAAAGGGAAAACAACAGATTATGTAAAAAGACAATATATTGGAAATTTAGGAAAAATAGAAAGCGGTATAGTGTCAGTAAATGCCTATGGTTACTGCAATGGAGTAACGTTTCCTCTAGAATCAAAAGTATTTAAACCAAAAGAAAGATTAAAAGAGGGAGATAAGTATAAAACAAAGCCGGAATTAGCAGTAGAGATAATAAAAGAACTAGAAGAAAGTGGTTTTAAAATAAAAAGAGTAGTGTCAGATAGCTTATATGGAGAAAGCCATAGCAATTTTATCAGTGCCGTAGAGGAATTAAAAATAGAATATGCAGTGGGAATCCGGAGCAATCATGGGGTCTGGCTTCCAAAGGAAGCTAAAGTAAGGGCAAATAAGTGGAGGAGGTTTGAACATATAAGATGGGATGGAAAACAGGAAGATAGGTATATCAGAGAAATAGTTTATGGCAAAAAAAACGCAATAAGATATTGGGAAATTAAAACAGAAACAGAAAAAGAGGAGGAAAAAGCAGGATGGTTTGTAATGACTCGAATACCAGATATTAAATATAAAGAAGTTGTCAGAATATATGGGGTAAGGTCATGGATAGAATATGGATTTAAGCAATGCAAAAGTGAATTAGGATGGGCAGATTTTAGGGTAACTCATTATGAGCAAATTCAAAAATGGTGGGAATTAGTGATGTGTGCATATTGTATGATTTGTTTTTATGATGAGAATTTTAATCCGACTCTAAATTCAACGTCAAAGTATCATCAAAAGCATGAAAAATGGGATAAAGAAGAAGGGTGGAAAAAATGGCTAAACAACCTACGATTAGTGATCTCTGTATTTAATGCAATAAATCTTATCAAAAAGTGGTTAAAAGTATTTCCATTTGCCCATGTTTTGGATGAGTTAACTAAACTTTACAACAAGGTTGATAAGCTAGATCGATTAAAGTATTTGCTAAATTCATGGAATACATTCTATTCTTCTTCTGCCTAG
- a CDS encoding IS630 transposase-related protein: protein MPAPYSVDLREKAVSAVEKGEKKSHVCRTLNISRNTLDLWIKKKKETGSVAAKRDYERGPRPKIDDLDKFREFAEENGHLTQKQMAEKWPESVSRIRISKALKKIGFTRKKNLYLQGNRRGSEKGI from the coding sequence ATGCCAGCCCCCTACAGTGTAGATCTAAGAGAGAAAGCGGTAAGTGCAGTAGAAAAAGGAGAGAAGAAAAGCCATGTCTGCCGAACACTGAACATTAGTCGCAACACCTTAGACCTATGGATAAAAAAGAAGAAAGAAACAGGAAGTGTGGCCGCGAAGAGAGATTATGAGCGTGGTCCACGACCGAAAATAGATGATTTGGATAAATTCAGAGAATTTGCGGAGGAGAACGGTCATTTAACGCAAAAACAAATGGCAGAAAAATGGCCAGAGTCCGTAAGTAGAATAAGAATAAGTAAGGCTCTAAAGAAAATAGGGTTTACTAGAAAAAAAAACTTATATTTACAGGGAAATAGAAGAGGAAGCGAGAAAGGCATTTGA
- a CDS encoding IS630 family transposase: MKQYAAEKLIYMDQAGLDDTLDYPYGYCHKSERLKASKLGHRTKRVSIISCWWNGTTIAPMIFEGYCNAQVVCTWIEEMLLPELIPGQILIMDNASFHPKERIKALVAKAGCEVIFLPPYSPDLNKIEKFWARLKRYVYQLVSNGESLISALDIALREVS, encoded by the coding sequence ATCAAGCAATATGCGGCAGAAAAACTGATTTATATGGATCAAGCCGGTCTAGATGACACTCTAGACTACCCCTATGGGTACTGTCATAAATCAGAGAGATTAAAGGCAAGCAAATTAGGACATAGAACCAAGAGAGTCAGCATAATAAGTTGTTGGTGGAATGGAACAACAATAGCTCCAATGATATTTGAAGGATACTGTAACGCTCAAGTAGTATGCACGTGGATAGAAGAAATGTTATTACCAGAGTTAATACCAGGTCAGATACTAATCATGGATAATGCAAGCTTTCATCCGAAAGAAAGAATAAAGGCATTGGTAGCAAAAGCTGGGTGTGAGGTTATATTTTTACCACCATATTCACCAGACTTGAACAAAATTGAGAAGTTCTGGGCGAGACTAAAACGTTATGTTTACCAACTTGTTAGTAATGGAGAATCGCTGATTTCTGCATTGGATATAGCGTTGAGAGAAGTATCCTAA
- a CDS encoding type II toxin-antitoxin system RelE/ParE family toxin, protein MKYKIRFKPKAIKTLKKLQPADNQRILAKIEALTDNLQGDVKKLTNFTPEYRLRVGNCRILFEIEEDAILIY, encoded by the coding sequence GTGAAATATAAGATTAGATTTAAGCCAAAAGCGATAAAAACTCTAAAAAAATTACAGCCCGCTGACAATCAAAGAATTTTGGCTAAAATTGAAGCGTTAACTGATAATCTTCAGGGAGATGTCAAAAAACTGACAAACTTTACGCCGGAATATCGTTTGCGGGTTGGCAATTGTCGCATCCTGTTTGAAATCGAAGAAGATGCAATTCTAATTTATTGA
- the acnB gene encoding bifunctional aconitate hydratase 2/2-methylisocitrate dehydratase: MLQDYRRHATDRQKLGIPPLPLTAEQTTELCELLKNPPEAEKEELLMLLQDRVPPGVDEAAYVKAGFLTAIAKGEVTCPLISSQGAVDLLGTMIGGYNVQSLIELLKSKDTSIASAAATALSKTLLVFDAFNDVLHLSDTNAYAKQVIDAWAEGAWFINKPEVAESITVTVFKVPGETNTDDLSPAPHATTRPDIPLHALAMLESKMPDGLQTIAELKQKGHPVAYVGDVVGTGSSRKSAINSVLWHIGDDIPFVPNKRAGGYILGGKIAPIFFNTAEDSGALPIECDVNLLNTGDVITIYPQEGKITNEAGETLSTFQLKPETILDEVRAGGRIPLLIGRALTDKTREALGLSPSTLFVRPTAPADTGKGFTLAQKMVGKACGVDGIRPGTSCEPIMTTVGSQDTTGPMTRDELKELACLGFNADLTLQTFCHTAAYPKPVDIKTHKDLPDFFSTRGGVALKPGDGIIHSWLNRMLLPDAVGTGGDSHTRFPLGISFPAGSGLVAFAAALGVMPLDMPESVLVKFTGELQPGVTLRDIVNAIPWVAMQQGKLTVGKGDKINVFNGRIMEMEGLPDLKVEQAFELTDATAERSCSGSTIKLSEETVAEYLRSNVVLMKNMIARGYQDARTLLRRIAKMEEWLANPSLMSADADAEYADVIEVNLNEIKEPIVAAPNDPDNVKLMSECSGDVIHEVFIGSCMTNIGHYRAAAKILEGAGTVKGRLWICPPTRMDEQQLRDEGIYGIFAAAGARTEMPGCSLCMGNQARVEDGVTVFSTSTRNFNNRMGKGAQVYLGSAELAAVCALLGKIPTVEEYLAIVAEKVAPFEGELYRYLNFNEIDNFEDFGRVIPLEQMPKIEDLLGMPVGAK; encoded by the coding sequence ATGTTGCAAGACTACCGTCGCCACGCTACCGATCGCCAAAAGTTAGGCATCCCCCCCCTGCCCCTCACCGCCGAGCAAACCACAGAACTCTGTGAACTGCTGAAAAATCCCCCCGAAGCGGAAAAAGAAGAATTGTTAATGTTACTCCAGGACCGGGTTCCCCCTGGGGTAGATGAGGCCGCCTACGTTAAAGCGGGATTCCTCACGGCGATCGCCAAAGGCGAAGTAACCTGTCCCTTGATTAGTAGCCAAGGGGCGGTGGACTTATTAGGAACCATGATCGGCGGGTATAACGTTCAATCCCTAATCGAACTGCTCAAATCGAAAGATACTAGTATAGCCAGTGCGGCCGCCACAGCCCTGAGCAAAACCCTGCTAGTCTTTGATGCGTTTAACGATGTGCTCCATTTGAGCGACACCAACGCCTACGCCAAACAGGTGATTGACGCTTGGGCCGAAGGGGCTTGGTTCATTAATAAACCAGAAGTTGCCGAAAGTATTACCGTTACTGTTTTTAAGGTTCCCGGTGAGACCAATACCGACGATCTTTCCCCCGCTCCCCACGCCACTACCCGCCCGGACATTCCCCTCCATGCCCTGGCCATGCTGGAATCAAAAATGCCCGACGGTCTGCAAACCATTGCCGAACTCAAGCAGAAGGGCCATCCTGTGGCCTATGTGGGCGACGTGGTGGGTACTGGCTCTTCCCGTAAATCCGCCATTAACTCGGTGCTCTGGCATATTGGCGACGACATTCCCTTTGTGCCCAATAAACGGGCCGGCGGCTATATTCTGGGAGGAAAAATTGCCCCCATCTTTTTCAACACTGCCGAAGATTCCGGTGCATTACCCATTGAGTGCGACGTTAACCTACTCAACACCGGGGATGTGATCACCATTTACCCCCAGGAAGGCAAAATCACCAACGAGGCTGGAGAAACCCTCAGTACTTTTCAACTCAAACCGGAAACCATCTTGGATGAAGTGCGGGCCGGTGGCCGTATTCCCCTCTTAATTGGTCGTGCTTTAACTGATAAAACCAGGGAAGCCCTAGGATTATCCCCCTCCACGCTCTTTGTGCGTCCCACTGCCCCTGCTGACACCGGCAAAGGGTTCACCCTCGCCCAAAAAATGGTGGGTAAGGCCTGCGGCGTAGACGGTATTCGTCCCGGCACTTCCTGTGAGCCGATTATGACCACCGTGGGTTCCCAAGACACCACTGGCCCCATGACCAGGGATGAGTTGAAGGAACTAGCTTGCCTTGGTTTTAATGCAGATTTGACTCTACAAACCTTCTGTCATACCGCCGCCTATCCTAAACCCGTGGATATTAAAACCCATAAAGATCTGCCAGACTTTTTCTCCACCAGGGGGGGCGTGGCCCTCAAACCAGGGGATGGCATTATTCACTCCTGGCTCAATCGTATGTTGCTGCCTGATGCGGTGGGTACGGGCGGGGATTCCCATACCCGTTTTCCCTTGGGAATTTCCTTTCCTGCTGGCTCTGGTCTGGTGGCGTTTGCGGCAGCCTTGGGAGTAATGCCGTTGGATATGCCGGAATCGGTTTTGGTCAAATTCACGGGGGAACTACAACCGGGGGTCACCCTGCGGGACATTGTCAACGCCATTCCTTGGGTGGCTATGCAACAGGGCAAACTCACCGTGGGGAAAGGGGACAAAATCAATGTGTTTAACGGTCGGATCATGGAAATGGAAGGATTACCGGATCTGAAAGTTGAACAAGCGTTTGAGTTGACCGATGCCACCGCTGAGCGTTCCTGTTCCGGCTCCACCATTAAGCTGAGCGAAGAAACCGTAGCGGAATATCTGCGCTCCAATGTGGTGCTGATGAAAAATATGATTGCCCGGGGTTATCAGGATGCCCGTACCCTATTACGACGCATTGCCAAGATGGAGGAGTGGTTGGCTAATCCCAGCTTGATGTCCGCCGATGCCGATGCGGAATACGCCGATGTGATCGAAGTTAACCTCAATGAAATCAAGGAACCCATTGTGGCGGCCCCCAATGATCCCGATAACGTCAAGCTGATGTCGGAATGTTCTGGAGATGTCATCCATGAGGTGTTTATTGGTTCTTGTATGACTAATATTGGCCATTACCGTGCGGCGGCCAAAATCCTCGAAGGGGCCGGAACGGTGAAGGGGCGGCTTTGGATTTGTCCCCCCACCCGCATGGATGAGCAACAGTTGCGGGATGAGGGTATATACGGCATTTTTGCAGCGGCCGGAGCCAGGACAGAAATGCCCGGTTGTTCCCTTTGCATGGGTAACCAAGCCCGGGTGGAAGATGGAGTAACGGTCTTTTCCACCTCTACCCGTAATTTCAATAACCGCATGGGTAAAGGTGCCCAGGTTTATCTCGGTTCCGCTGAGTTGGCCGCCGTTTGTGCTCTCCTAGGTAAAATTCCCACAGTGGAAGAATACCTGGCGATCGTGGCGGAAAAAGTTGCCCCGTTTGAAGGTGAACTTTACCGTTACCTCAACTTCAATGAGATTGATAATTTTGAGGACTTTGGCCGGGTCATTCCCCTGGAGCAAATGCCCAAGATTGAAGATCTTTTGGGGATGCCAGTGGGCGCTAAGTAA
- a CDS encoding cytochrome c biogenesis protein CcdA: MWQSLQNQLYFLQQWADRLVVEQLGQLTPLSLLIILLAGLVTSLTPCLLSLLPLTIAYIGGTADGDHLQSFKQSLWFALGLAITLASLGLGAAALGKIYGQIGLGLPILVSVVAILMGLNLLELLPLRFPSLGTTDWIKDDFPPALRALLAGLTFGLIASPCSTPVLASLLAWVASRQDLLLGSGLLLAYTVGYVTPLILVGLFAGSLKRLLQLRQWSGWLNPISGTILLSFGVITLLSRLPLGQWLS, from the coding sequence ATGTGGCAATCTCTGCAAAATCAACTGTATTTCCTCCAGCAATGGGCCGATCGCCTGGTGGTGGAACAACTGGGGCAACTAACTCCCCTTAGTTTACTTATCATCCTGCTAGCGGGACTGGTCACTAGTTTGACCCCCTGTTTACTTTCCCTTTTACCTTTAACCATTGCCTACATTGGTGGTACCGCCGACGGCGATCACCTGCAATCATTCAAACAATCCCTCTGGTTTGCTCTGGGGTTGGCCATTACCTTGGCTAGCTTGGGGCTGGGGGCGGCGGCCTTGGGTAAAATCTATGGACAAATTGGCCTTGGGTTACCCATTTTGGTGAGCGTAGTGGCCATTTTAATGGGATTAAACCTGTTGGAACTATTACCCCTGCGGTTTCCTAGTTTGGGGACAACGGATTGGATTAAAGACGATTTTCCCCCGGCATTGAGGGCCCTATTGGCAGGGCTAACCTTTGGGCTAATCGCCTCCCCCTGTAGTACTCCCGTGTTGGCCAGCCTGCTAGCTTGGGTGGCTAGTCGCCAAGATCTATTACTGGGCAGTGGTCTTTTGTTGGCCTATACCGTCGGTTACGTCACCCCCCTCATTTTGGTTGGCCTGTTTGCTGGCAGTTTAAAACGGTTGTTGCAACTGCGCCAATGGTCTGGCTGGCTCAATCCCATTAGTGGCACAATTTTGCTCAGTTTTGGGGTCATTACCCTCCTCTCCCGTCTCCCCCTGGGACAGTGGTTGTCATAG
- the nadA gene encoding quinolinate synthase NadA, with translation MFTAVAPPQETQPRDLVGAIQQLKKELNAVILAHYYQEAAIQDIADYLGDSLGLSQQAASTDADVIVFAGVHFMAETAKILNPHKLVLLPDLEAGCSLADSCPPQEFAEFKQRHPDHLVISYINCTAEIKALSDIICTSSNAVKIVQQLPQDQKIIFAPDRNLGRYVMEQTGREMVLWQGSCIVHETFSERRLLELKAKYPQAEIIAHPECEEAILRHGDFIGSTTALLNYSHQSQGKEFIVGTEPGIIHQMEKLSPSKQFIPLPNNSNCECNECPYMRLNTLEKLYWAMKRRSPEITLPEATMAAALKPIQRMLAMS, from the coding sequence GTGTTTACCGCCGTTGCCCCACCCCAAGAAACCCAGCCCCGTGACCTCGTGGGGGCTATTCAACAGTTGAAAAAAGAGTTGAATGCGGTAATTTTGGCCCACTACTACCAAGAAGCGGCCATCCAAGACATTGCTGATTACTTGGGGGATTCCCTGGGGCTATCCCAACAGGCGGCCAGCACCGATGCCGATGTGATTGTTTTTGCTGGGGTACATTTCATGGCGGAAACGGCCAAAATTCTCAATCCCCATAAGTTGGTACTTTTGCCGGATTTAGAAGCGGGCTGTTCCTTGGCGGACAGTTGCCCTCCCCAGGAATTTGCCGAGTTTAAACAACGCCACCCTGACCATTTGGTGATTAGCTATATCAATTGCACAGCGGAAATTAAAGCCCTGAGTGACATTATCTGCACCAGCTCCAATGCGGTGAAAATTGTTCAACAATTACCCCAGGATCAAAAAATAATTTTTGCCCCCGATCGCAATTTAGGTCGTTATGTGATGGAGCAAACCGGGCGAGAAATGGTGTTGTGGCAGGGTAGTTGCATTGTCCATGAAACTTTTTCGGAACGGCGTTTGCTGGAGCTGAAAGCCAAATATCCCCAGGCAGAAATTATTGCCCATCCCGAATGCGAAGAAGCTATCTTGCGCCATGGGGACTTTATTGGCTCCACCACTGCGTTACTCAATTATTCCCACCAGTCCCAAGGTAAGGAATTTATTGTCGGTACGGAGCCTGGCATTATTCACCAAATGGAAAAGCTTTCCCCCTCTAAGCAATTCATTCCCCTGCCCAATAACAGCAATTGCGAATGCAACGAATGTCCCTATATGCGTTTGAATACCCTAGAAAAACTCTACTGGGCTATGAAACGGCGATCGCCGGAGATTACCTTACCGGAAGCCACCATGGCGGCGGCCCTGAAACCGATCCAGAGAATGCTGGCCATGTCCTAA